A DNA window from Planctomycetota bacterium contains the following coding sequences:
- the rrtA gene encoding rhombosortase yields MTLALVLASLAAQPFASSLKVDRDVTGELWRWLTGHLVHWNTSHQLWDVVMTAVFGIWLERLSRRAMMIAVVLALLYGSMVFATVETDLATYRGLSGIACGLVAACGVVLWQRGDLLASLVLLVGLVAKVLGEVIAGDALFVDGTFESLPSVHIAGAAAGIVATFCRGRPGDER; encoded by the coding sequence AGCGCAGCCGTTCGCGTCGTCGCTGAAGGTCGATCGCGACGTCACGGGCGAGCTGTGGCGGTGGCTCACGGGGCACCTGGTTCACTGGAACACTTCGCACCAGCTGTGGGACGTTGTGATGACCGCCGTCTTCGGTATCTGGCTCGAACGGCTGTCGCGGCGTGCGATGATGATTGCCGTGGTGCTGGCGCTCTTGTACGGATCGATGGTGTTCGCGACCGTGGAGACGGACCTCGCAACGTACCGCGGGTTGAGCGGCATCGCGTGTGGACTAGTCGCCGCTTGCGGTGTTGTCCTGTGGCAACGCGGGGATCTGCTGGCGTCGCTCGTGCTGCTCGTCGGCCTTGTCGCGAAGGTTCTGGGTGAAGTGATCGCGGGCGATGCGCTGTTTGTCGACGGCACATTCGAGAGCCTGCCGAGCGTCCACATCGCAGGTGCGGCTGCCGGCATCGTGGCTACCTTCTGCCGTGGCCGACCGGGTGACGAACGTTGA